From Cellulosimicrobium sp. ES-005, one genomic window encodes:
- a CDS encoding glycine--tRNA ligase: MSVAAAPSPTARLDAVVSLAKRRGFVFPSGEIYGGTRSAWDYGPLGTELKENIKKQWWRAMVTSRDDVVGLDSSVILPRQVWVASGHVGVFTDPLTECLHCHKRFREDQMIEEFEEKKGRAPEGGLAEIVCPNCGTRGQWTEPRDFNMMLKTYLGPVEDESGLHYLRPETAQGIFVNFANVMGASRKKPPFGIGQIGKSFRNEITPGNFIFRTREFEQMEMEFFVEPGTDAEWHQYWIDTRTDWYVDLGIARDNLRLYEHPQEKLSHYSTRTVDIEYRFGFSGSEWGELEGIANRTDFDLKTHAEHSGKDLSYFDQTKNERWVPYVIEPAAGLTRSLMAFLVEAYTEDEAPNAKGGVDTRTVLRLDHRLAPVKAAVLPLSRNEQLSPKAKDLATELRKYWNVDFDDAGAIGRRYRRQDEIGTPFCITVDFDTLDDQAVTIRHRDSMAQERVALDKVTEYLAGHLLGA, translated from the coding sequence ATGTCCGTGGCCGCAGCGCCCTCACCCACCGCCCGTCTCGACGCCGTCGTCTCCCTCGCCAAGCGGCGTGGGTTCGTCTTCCCCTCGGGCGAGATCTACGGCGGTACCCGCTCCGCCTGGGACTACGGGCCGCTCGGCACCGAGCTCAAGGAGAACATCAAGAAGCAGTGGTGGCGCGCCATGGTCACCAGCCGCGACGACGTCGTCGGCCTCGACTCGTCCGTCATCCTCCCGCGCCAGGTGTGGGTGGCCTCGGGCCACGTCGGCGTCTTCACCGACCCGCTCACGGAGTGCCTGCACTGCCACAAGCGGTTCCGTGAGGACCAGATGATCGAGGAGTTCGAGGAGAAGAAGGGCCGCGCGCCCGAGGGCGGCCTCGCCGAGATCGTGTGCCCCAACTGCGGCACGCGCGGCCAGTGGACCGAGCCGCGCGACTTCAACATGATGCTCAAGACCTACCTCGGCCCCGTCGAGGACGAGTCCGGTCTGCACTACCTGCGTCCCGAGACGGCGCAGGGCATCTTCGTGAACTTCGCCAACGTCATGGGCGCGAGCCGCAAGAAGCCCCCGTTCGGCATCGGCCAGATCGGCAAGTCGTTCCGCAACGAGATCACGCCGGGAAACTTCATCTTCCGCACGCGCGAGTTCGAGCAGATGGAGATGGAGTTCTTCGTCGAGCCCGGCACGGACGCCGAGTGGCACCAGTACTGGATCGACACGCGCACCGACTGGTACGTCGACCTCGGCATCGCGCGCGACAACCTGCGCCTGTACGAGCACCCGCAGGAGAAGCTCTCGCACTACTCGACCCGCACGGTCGACATCGAGTACCGGTTCGGCTTCTCCGGCTCGGAGTGGGGCGAGCTCGAGGGCATCGCGAACCGCACGGACTTCGACCTCAAGACCCACGCCGAGCACTCGGGCAAGGACCTGTCGTACTTCGACCAGACGAAGAACGAGCGCTGGGTCCCCTACGTCATCGAGCCGGCGGCGGGTCTCACCCGCTCGCTCATGGCGTTCCTCGTCGAGGCGTACACCGAGGACGAGGCGCCGAACGCGAAGGGCGGCGTGGACACGCGCACCGTCCTGCGCCTCGACCACCGCCTCGCGCCGGTCAAGGCCGCCGTGCTCCCGCTGAGCCGCAACGAGCAGCTCTCGCCCAAGGCGAAGGATCTCGCGACGGAGCTCCGCAAGTACTGGAACGTCGACTTCGACGACGCCGGCGCCATCGGCCGCCGGTACCGCCGTCAGGACGAGATCGGCACGCCGTTCTGCATCACCGTCGACTTCGACACGCTCGACGACCAGGCCGTGACGATCCGGCACCGCGACTCGATGGCCCAGGAGCGCGTGGCGCTCGACAAGGTCACCGAGTACCTCGCCGGGCACCTGCTCGGCGCCTGA
- a CDS encoding metal ABC transporter permease: MTTLFSEISLMLTDPLMQRALLAALLVGVSAPVVGTYLVQRKLSLLGDGIGHVALTGVALGWLVGAAMGVVPNDALAIPGAVVAAVLGAVAIEVVRERGRTSGDLALALLFYGGIAGGVLLIGLAGGSSGSLMQYLFGSISTVTSSDLVLTVVLSAVILLVGVGLRAALFSVSHDEEFARASGLPVRTLNIAVAVVAALTVTVSMRVVGLLLVSALMIVPVAVAQLVTRSFRRTMLVASVVGVVVCVVGLSFTYWNNVSPGATIVVLAIATYLLVAVLRPLWVRRRPRVARDPHPDIPDDVELDLVPSGASNRTPGGDTCSA; the protein is encoded by the coding sequence ATGACCACGCTGTTCTCCGAGATCTCCCTCATGCTCACCGACCCGCTCATGCAGCGCGCCCTCCTCGCCGCGCTCCTGGTCGGCGTCAGCGCGCCCGTGGTGGGCACGTACCTCGTGCAGCGCAAGCTCTCGCTCCTCGGCGACGGCATCGGGCACGTCGCCCTCACCGGCGTCGCGCTCGGGTGGCTCGTCGGGGCCGCGATGGGCGTCGTCCCGAACGACGCGCTCGCGATCCCCGGCGCGGTGGTCGCCGCCGTGCTCGGTGCGGTCGCCATCGAGGTCGTGCGCGAGCGCGGCCGCACGAGCGGCGACCTCGCGCTCGCGCTGCTCTTCTACGGCGGCATCGCGGGCGGCGTCCTGCTCATCGGCCTCGCGGGCGGCTCGTCCGGGAGCCTCATGCAGTACCTCTTCGGCTCCATCTCGACCGTCACGTCGTCGGACCTCGTCCTCACCGTCGTGCTCAGCGCGGTGATCCTGCTCGTCGGGGTCGGGTTGCGCGCCGCGCTGTTCTCCGTGAGCCACGACGAGGAGTTCGCGCGCGCGTCGGGCCTGCCCGTGCGCACGCTCAACATCGCCGTCGCCGTCGTCGCCGCGCTCACCGTGACGGTGTCGATGCGGGTCGTCGGGCTGCTGCTGGTGAGCGCGCTGATGATCGTGCCCGTCGCGGTCGCGCAGCTCGTCACGCGCTCGTTCCGCCGGACGATGCTCGTCGCGTCGGTCGTCGGCGTGGTCGTGTGCGTCGTGGGGCTGTCCTTCACCTACTGGAACAACGTCTCGCCGGGTGCGACCATCGTGGTCCTCGCGATCGCGACCTACCTGCTCGTCGCCGTCCTGCGGCCGCTGTGGGTCCGCCGACGCCCGCGCGTGGCGCGCGACCCGCACCCGGACATCCCCGACGACGTCGAGCTCGACCTCGTACCCTCGGGGGCGTCGAACCGCACACCCGGAGGTGACACGTGCAGCGCATGA
- a CDS encoding Fur family transcriptional regulator, which translates to MTRQRAAVSDALEDLDDFRSAQQLHEILRTRGDNVGLATVYRTLQSLADGGDVDVLRTEEGENLYRRCERREHHHHLVCRTCGRTVEIDGPTVETWANQVGTSHGFVDIQHTIELFGTCAGCARASARD; encoded by the coding sequence ATGACCCGGCAGCGCGCCGCCGTCTCGGACGCTCTCGAGGACCTCGACGACTTCCGCAGCGCCCAGCAGCTCCACGAGATCCTGCGCACCCGCGGGGACAACGTGGGGCTCGCGACCGTCTACCGCACGCTCCAGAGCCTCGCGGACGGCGGCGACGTCGACGTGCTGCGCACCGAGGAGGGGGAGAACCTCTACCGCCGGTGCGAGCGCCGCGAGCACCACCACCACCTCGTGTGCCGCACGTGCGGCCGCACGGTCGAGATCGACGGCCCGACCGTCGAGACGTGGGCCAACCAGGTGGGCACGTCGCACGGGTTCGTCGACATCCAGCACACGATCGAGCTGTTCGGCACGTGCGCGGGGTGCGCACGCGCCTCCGCGCGGGACTGA
- a CDS encoding metal ABC transporter ATP-binding protein, with product MTGAAELVAARDVHVTLGGSEILRGIDLTVGAGEVVAVLGANGSGKSTLVRALVGIVPLSRGSVDLFGAPLGPRLPWRRLGYVPQRVAAPSGMPSTASEVVASGLLGGGRLRLPRGWRARTVEALDLVGLADRADDSTAELSGGQQQRVLIARALVRRPDLLVLDEPVAGVDKPSQEAFAATMTRLVGDGLTVLVVLHELGALAPLIERAVVLRHGRVVHDGAPPRASSTHAGATHQHLHPHEPADTDNRTAGPETGLTDTLNPDLAAGHAPRTAS from the coding sequence ATGACGGGCGCGGCAGAGCTCGTCGCCGCGCGCGACGTCCACGTGACCCTCGGCGGCAGCGAGATCCTGCGCGGGATCGACCTGACCGTCGGCGCCGGCGAGGTCGTCGCGGTCCTCGGTGCCAACGGGTCGGGCAAGTCGACGCTCGTGCGGGCGCTCGTCGGGATCGTCCCGCTGTCCCGCGGCTCCGTCGACCTGTTCGGCGCACCGCTCGGTCCTCGCCTGCCCTGGCGACGTCTGGGCTACGTGCCGCAGCGCGTCGCCGCGCCGTCGGGCATGCCGTCCACGGCGTCCGAGGTCGTCGCCTCCGGGCTCCTCGGCGGCGGCCGCCTCCGGCTCCCCCGCGGCTGGCGTGCGCGCACGGTCGAGGCGCTCGACCTCGTCGGGCTCGCCGACCGCGCGGACGACTCCACCGCCGAGCTGTCGGGCGGCCAGCAGCAGCGCGTGCTCATCGCGCGCGCCCTGGTCCGCCGGCCCGACCTCCTCGTCCTCGACGAGCCCGTCGCCGGCGTGGACAAGCCCAGCCAGGAGGCGTTCGCCGCGACCATGACGCGGCTCGTCGGCGACGGGCTCACGGTGCTCGTCGTCCTCCACGAGCTCGGCGCGCTCGCCCCGCTCATCGAGCGCGCCGTCGTGCTGCGGCACGGCCGCGTCGTGCACGACGGCGCCCCGCCCCGCGCGTCGTCGACCCACGCGGGCGCCACGCACCAGCACCTCCACCCGCACGAGCCCGCGGACACCGACAACCGCACCGCCGGTCCGGAGACGGGCCTCACCGACACCCTGAACCCCGACCTCGCCGCGGGTCACGCACCCAGGACGGCCTCATGA
- a CDS encoding metal ABC transporter substrate-binding protein: MHRSPARRRRALATTAALATAALVAACSPGDSPGAGGSDDGRLQVLASFYPLQYVVEQIGGEHVDVSNLTPPAAEPHDLELAPAQVRAIGDADLVVYLSGFQPAVDEGIEQRAPEHVVDAAESAGLEEHPGGEGEHADETAEEHAEHTDESGDGHDHGATDPHFWLDPTRLAAVGDAVADELSAIDPDHADDYAAGAAALTADLDDLDTELAEALAPCSGATLVTSHEAFGYLAERYDLHQVGVSGIDPEAEPSPARLRAVGEIVRENGVTTIFFETLVSPKVTQTLADDLGVQTALLDPIESLAEGATDYREVMESNLEALTSGLACS, encoded by the coding sequence ATGCACCGCTCCCCCGCTCGGCGCCGTCGCGCCCTCGCCACCACCGCCGCCCTCGCCACGGCCGCGCTCGTCGCGGCGTGCTCCCCCGGCGACTCCCCCGGCGCCGGCGGCAGCGACGACGGGCGCCTCCAGGTGCTCGCGTCGTTCTACCCGCTCCAGTACGTCGTCGAGCAGATCGGCGGCGAGCACGTCGACGTCTCCAACCTCACCCCGCCCGCGGCCGAGCCGCACGACCTCGAGCTCGCGCCCGCCCAGGTGCGTGCGATCGGCGACGCCGACCTCGTCGTCTACCTCTCCGGCTTCCAGCCCGCCGTCGACGAGGGGATCGAGCAGCGCGCCCCGGAGCACGTCGTCGACGCCGCCGAGTCGGCGGGGCTCGAGGAGCACCCCGGCGGCGAGGGCGAGCACGCCGACGAGACCGCGGAGGAGCACGCCGAGCACACGGACGAGTCCGGCGACGGCCACGACCACGGCGCGACCGACCCGCACTTCTGGCTCGACCCGACGCGCCTCGCCGCCGTCGGCGACGCCGTCGCCGACGAGCTCTCCGCGATCGACCCCGACCACGCGGACGACTACGCCGCCGGAGCCGCCGCTCTCACCGCCGACCTCGACGACCTCGACACCGAGCTCGCCGAGGCGCTCGCGCCGTGCTCGGGGGCGACGCTCGTGACGTCGCACGAGGCGTTCGGGTACCTGGCGGAGCGCTACGACCTGCACCAGGTGGGCGTCTCGGGCATCGACCCCGAGGCCGAGCCGTCGCCCGCGCGCCTGCGCGCGGTCGGCGAGATCGTCCGCGAGAACGGCGTGACCACGATCTTCTTCGAGACGCTCGTGAGCCCCAAGGTGACCCAGACGCTCGCCGACGACCTCGGCGTGCAGACCGCCCTCCTCGACCCGATCGAGAGCCTCGCGGAGGGTGCGACGGACTACCGTGAGGTCATGGAGTCCAACCTCGAGGCGCTCACCTCCGGCCTCGCCTGCTCATGA